One Takifugu rubripes chromosome 19, fTakRub1.2, whole genome shotgun sequence genomic window carries:
- the LOC105418424 gene encoding haloacid dehalogenase-like hydrolase domain-containing 5 isoform X1, whose protein sequence is MISQMDTQVVMWCRSVLQSLRLMSTSRKVGVLFDVDGVLLRGGSVIPAAHRAFRKLVDKNNNFLLPVVFVTNAGSCQRHHKATQLSQLLEVQISPEQVVLSYSPLQMFKSFHEKCVLVSGQGPLTDIAKSLGFQKVLTMEQLREGFPLLDMVDHNRTARPQASPQSLCKIEAIILFGEPIRWETNLQLLIDVLLTDGNPASVYDHQLPVQLPVLSCNMDLVWMAEAPSPRFGHGMFVLCLESVYKKLTGRELQYEALLGKPSLLTYQYAERQLRLQNYNHRLSTIYAVGDNLMTDIYGANLYSRYLAQQQALTTPNKVVAQPMGNPVKTGDDLLSSAAECRSILVCTGVYNPCSPMQHDQSSPITEATFCAHRDQVLESELVEPHHVVEDVEAAVDLLLRDSVTFDP, encoded by the exons ATGATCTCACAGATGGACACACAAGTCGTCATGTGGTGCCGGAGTGTCCTGCAGAGCCTCAGGTTGATGTCCACAAGCAGaaag GTGGGTGTCCTCTTTGATGTGGACGGCGTCCTGCTTCGTGGCGGCTCTGTGATTCCTGCTGCTCATCGAGCTTTTCGAAAGCTtgtggacaaaaacaacaacttcctGTTACCTGTTGTTTTCGTCACGAATGCAGGAAGCTGCCAGAGACATCACAAGGCCACGCAGCTGTCTCAGCTGCTGGAGGTCCAG ATCAGCCCTGAGCAGGTGGTTCTGTCCTACAGTCCACTGCAAATGTTCAAGAGTTTCCATGAGAAATGTGTCCTGGTGTCTGGACAGGGACCACTCACTGACATCGCCAAAAG TTTAGGTTTTCAGAAGGTTCTGACCATGGAGCAGCTGAGAGAAGGGTTCCCCCTGCTGGACATGGTGGACCACAACAGGACAGCCAGACCGCAG GCGTCTCCTCAGAGCCTCTGCAAGATAGAAG CCATCATCTTGTTTGGGGAGCCGATCAGATGGGAGACCAACCTTCAGCTACTGATCGATGTGCTCCTGACTGACGGGAACCCTGCCTCTGTGTACGATCATCAGTTACCAGTTCAGCTGCCAGTGCTTTCCTGTAACATGGATCTGGTGTGGATGGCAGAGGCCCCTTCTCCACG ATTTGGTCATGGGATGTTCGTACTTTGTCTGGAGTCCGTTTACAAGAAGCTAACAGGCCGAGAGCTACAGTACGAGGCGTTGCTGGGCAAACCCAGTCTGCTAACGTACCAGTATGCTGAGCGTCAGCTGAGACTGCAGAACTACAACCACAGGCTCTCCACCATCTATGCTGTTGG CGACAACCTTATGACGGACATCTATGGAGCTAACCTGTACAGTCGTTACCTGGCCCAGCAGCAAGCTCTGACAACCCCTAACAAGGTGGTTGCCCAGCCCATGGGGAATCCAGTGAAGACAGGAGATGACCTGTTGTCTTCTGCGGCTGAGTGTCGGTCCATATTG GTGTGTACAGGTGTCTACAACCCATGCTCGCCAATGCAACATGATCAGAGCAGCCCGATCACAGAGGCCACGTTCTGTGCTCACAGAGATCAGGTTCTCGAGTCAGAACTGGTGGAGCCACATCATGTggtggaggatgtggaggcTGCGGTTGACTTGCTGCTGCGAGACtctgtcacctttgacccctga
- the LOC105418424 gene encoding haloacid dehalogenase-like hydrolase domain-containing 5 isoform X2 yields MQEAARDITRPRSCLSCWRSSPEQVVLSYSPLQMFKSFHEKCVLVSGQGPLTDIAKSLGFQKVLTMEQLREGFPLLDMVDHNRTARPQASPQSLCKIEAIILFGEPIRWETNLQLLIDVLLTDGNPASVYDHQLPVQLPVLSCNMDLVWMAEAPSPRFGHGMFVLCLESVYKKLTGRELQYEALLGKPSLLTYQYAERQLRLQNYNHRLSTIYAVGDNLMTDIYGANLYSRYLAQQQALTTPNKVVAQPMGNPVKTGDDLLSSAAECRSILVCTGVYNPCSPMQHDQSSPITEATFCAHRDQVLESELVEPHHVVEDVEAAVDLLLRDSVTFDP; encoded by the exons ATGCAGGAAGCTGCCAGAGACATCACAAGGCCACGCAGCTGTCTCAGCTGCTGGAGGTCCAG CCCTGAGCAGGTGGTTCTGTCCTACAGTCCACTGCAAATGTTCAAGAGTTTCCATGAGAAATGTGTCCTGGTGTCTGGACAGGGACCACTCACTGACATCGCCAAAAG TTTAGGTTTTCAGAAGGTTCTGACCATGGAGCAGCTGAGAGAAGGGTTCCCCCTGCTGGACATGGTGGACCACAACAGGACAGCCAGACCGCAG GCGTCTCCTCAGAGCCTCTGCAAGATAGAAG CCATCATCTTGTTTGGGGAGCCGATCAGATGGGAGACCAACCTTCAGCTACTGATCGATGTGCTCCTGACTGACGGGAACCCTGCCTCTGTGTACGATCATCAGTTACCAGTTCAGCTGCCAGTGCTTTCCTGTAACATGGATCTGGTGTGGATGGCAGAGGCCCCTTCTCCACG ATTTGGTCATGGGATGTTCGTACTTTGTCTGGAGTCCGTTTACAAGAAGCTAACAGGCCGAGAGCTACAGTACGAGGCGTTGCTGGGCAAACCCAGTCTGCTAACGTACCAGTATGCTGAGCGTCAGCTGAGACTGCAGAACTACAACCACAGGCTCTCCACCATCTATGCTGTTGG CGACAACCTTATGACGGACATCTATGGAGCTAACCTGTACAGTCGTTACCTGGCCCAGCAGCAAGCTCTGACAACCCCTAACAAGGTGGTTGCCCAGCCCATGGGGAATCCAGTGAAGACAGGAGATGACCTGTTGTCTTCTGCGGCTGAGTGTCGGTCCATATTG GTGTGTACAGGTGTCTACAACCCATGCTCGCCAATGCAACATGATCAGAGCAGCCCGATCACAGAGGCCACGTTCTGTGCTCACAGAGATCAGGTTCTCGAGTCAGAACTGGTGGAGCCACATCATGTggtggaggatgtggaggcTGCGGTTGACTTGCTGCTGCGAGACtctgtcacctttgacccctga